In a genomic window of Alphaproteobacteria bacterium:
- a CDS encoding DUF692 domain-containing protein produces the protein MATNVKIEAGIKSGIGLRSPHAASIIASQPAVGFLEGHSENYFRIGGAPFEQLMKCRESYPISLHGVGLSLGSAGGVSAEHLQKLKTLVDIVQPALVSEHVSWNAADGKALPDLLPLPMTREALETICANISHVQDTLQRKILVENPSSYLRFAGQEMAEPAFMADIARATGCGILLDVNNIAVSAHNMNFDAADYIDALPLGIVSEIHLAGYQVNTIGADSIFIDAHNHAVYDGVWDLYAQALARFGDIPTLVEWDTDLPPLPLLVAEAAKADAIRVRISGVKHAKTA, from the coding sequence ATGGCAACGAACGTGAAAATCGAGGCGGGGATAAAATCGGGCATCGGGTTGCGCAGCCCGCATGCGGCATCGATTATCGCATCTCAGCCCGCTGTCGGGTTTCTTGAAGGCCATAGCGAAAATTATTTCCGCATCGGCGGCGCGCCGTTTGAACAGCTGATGAAATGCCGCGAGAGCTATCCAATCAGCTTGCATGGCGTGGGGTTGTCGCTTGGGTCGGCGGGCGGCGTTTCAGCTGAACATCTGCAAAAACTAAAAACGCTCGTCGATATCGTGCAGCCTGCGCTTGTCTCCGAACATGTGTCATGGAACGCGGCAGACGGCAAAGCCCTGCCCGACCTGCTGCCCCTGCCGATGACGCGCGAAGCGCTGGAAACCATCTGCGCAAATATCAGCCATGTGCAGGATACGCTGCAGCGAAAAATTCTGGTCGAAAATCCGTCGTCCTATCTGCGTTTTGCGGGGCAGGAAATGGCGGAGCCGGCGTTTATGGCCGACATCGCGCGCGCGACCGGCTGCGGCATCCTGCTGGATGTAAACAATATCGCCGTCAGCGCGCATAACATGAATTTCGATGCGGCGGACTATATCGATGCGCTGCCGCTGGGCATCGTCAGTGAAATCCATCTGGCCGGCTATCAGGTCAACACGATTGGCGCCGACAGCATTTTCATCGATGCGCATAACCACGCGGTTTATGACGGCGTATGGGATTTGTACGCGCAGGCTTTGGCGCGGTTCGGCGATATCCCGACGCTGGTCGAATGGGATACCGACCTGCCGCCCCTGCCCCTGCTGGTGGCGGAGGCCGCGAAGGCCGATGCCATCCGCGTGCGCATTTCTGGGGTGAAACATGCCAAAACTGCCTGA
- a CDS encoding DUF2282 domain-containing protein: protein MKKHVIAAATLAAAISFAANAAQAEHHEAKTEKCYGVVKAGKNDCNTAAHSCAGVAKTDSDKTEWVKVPEGLCDKLTGGSKEAPAAEKQEEKKAE, encoded by the coding sequence ATGAAAAAACACGTTATCGCCGCCGCCACGCTGGCAGCCGCCATTTCCTTCGCCGCCAACGCCGCGCAGGCCGAACACCACGAAGCCAAGACCGAAAAATGCTATGGCGTCGTGAAGGCCGGCAAGAACGACTGCAACACCGCCGCGCATTCCTGCGCGGGCGTCGCGAAAACCGACAGCGACAAGACCGAATGGGTCAAGGTGCCCGAAGGCCTGTGCGACAAGCTGACCGGCGGCAGCAAAGAAGCCCCCGCCGCAGAGAAGCAAGAAGAGAAAAAAGCGGAATAA
- a CDS encoding DUF1109 family protein: MSTDTEKLIAQLGQDLKPVKPLAGALTLSLILSGLSLAATFAAIAIFTKGIRADWQVMFNEHVCQTAAIFVAGMLAAYAAFKLSVPDTRIRTPERVILGLASFIWVLLIAGQIGAEPPEAGYRNCLTDFSLLFIIPFAAGIFMATRGAPVWYGWAGYALALSVGSFAALGMRFACPNEQPAHLLVWHYLPVLAFAIIGIGLGRILLKRKK, encoded by the coding sequence TTGAGTACGGATACTGAAAAACTCATCGCACAGCTGGGGCAGGACCTGAAACCCGTGAAGCCGCTGGCGGGTGCGCTGACGCTGTCGCTCATCCTGTCCGGCCTGTCGCTCGCCGCCACCTTCGCCGCGATTGCGATTTTCACCAAGGGCATCCGCGCCGACTGGCAGGTGATGTTCAACGAACATGTCTGCCAGACGGCGGCCATTTTCGTGGCAGGCATGCTGGCCGCTTATGCCGCATTTAAACTTTCCGTTCCCGACACCCGCATCCGCACGCCGGAGCGCGTCATTCTGGGCCTTGCCAGTTTCATCTGGGTGCTGCTGATCGCCGGGCAGATCGGGGCAGAGCCGCCGGAAGCCGGATACCGAAACTGCCTGACCGATTTTTCGCTGCTGTTCATCATTCCCTTCGCCGCCGGTATTTTTATGGCGACGCGCGGTGCGCCCGTCTGGTACGGCTGGGCGGGTTATGCGCTGGCGCTGTCCGTCGGCTCCTTCGCCGCGCTCGGCATGCGTTTCGCCTGCCCGAACGAACAACCGGCGCATTTGCTGGTCTGGCATTACCTGCCTGTCCTCGCCTTTGCTATCATCGGCATCGGCCTTGGGCGGATTCTGTTAAAACGGAAAAAATAA
- a CDS encoding sigma-70 family RNA polymerase sigma factor: MTSEPNNSPKDDSAAWPQLMLAAQGGDAAAYQRLLREITPPLRAFLRARFFAREHIDDIVQEILLAIHAARHTYRPDQPFRNWMYGVARHKMIDYLRKYGRKTANEINDDELVTFMQDTANTPEEAMIGKDVKQALAQLPEKQREVLLMTRVEGLSMAEAAAKLGMTETAVKVTAHRATKKMKEWLLEYGY, encoded by the coding sequence ATGACTTCTGAACCAAACAACAGCCCGAAAGACGACTCAGCCGCATGGCCGCAACTGATGCTGGCGGCGCAGGGCGGCGATGCGGCAGCGTATCAGCGGTTGTTGCGGGAAATCACGCCCCCCTTGCGCGCCTTCCTCCGCGCCCGTTTTTTCGCGCGCGAGCATATCGATGATATCGTTCAGGAAATTTTGCTGGCGATCCATGCCGCCCGCCACACCTACCGCCCCGACCAACCGTTCCGCAACTGGATGTATGGCGTGGCGCGGCACAAAATGATCGATTACCTGCGCAAATATGGCCGAAAAACCGCAAATGAAATCAATGACGACGAGCTTGTAACCTTTATGCAGGATACTGCGAATACCCCCGAAGAGGCCATGATCGGCAAAGATGTGAAACAGGCGCTGGCCCAGCTGCCCGAAAAGCAGCGCGAGGTGCTGCTGATGACGCGGGTGGAGGGGTTATCGATGGCGGAGGCCGCCGCGAAACTCGGCATGACCGAAACCGCCGTGAAAGTGACCGCGCACCGCGCGACCAAGAAAATGAAGGAGTGGCTGCTTGAGTACGGATACTGA